The following proteins are encoded in a genomic region of Vigna radiata var. radiata cultivar VC1973A unplaced genomic scaffold, Vradiata_ver6 scaffold_7, whole genome shotgun sequence:
- the LOC106753898 gene encoding uncharacterized protein LOC106753898 — MKGKNRRSGGGVHMEYLIHIQEIKPWPPSQSLRSLRSVLIQWENGERASGSTALVSPSLSPSSVAGEGKLEFNESFKLPVTLSRDMSIRNSTAEVYQKNCLEFHLYETRRDKTVKGQLLGTAIIDLADCGVLRETLSIRTPLNCQRNYRNTDQPLLFVQIEPVEKSHPRSSLKDSFSKVEPKDNNGNESVSSLMNGEYAEEAEVASFTDDDVSSHSSAAAVTTSSDVSSHSSVAAITTSTESSACMPPAQESAPNGSLQNSGTNDKGYHPLASETRVENLNVMEQDAHETLERSSSYVSSMDVFSEVGSPVNGHTSNISTTHYRSVTTPKQVASFNADSSPSLEENSKSRLKSSEHENLNQEGSEKVANCREKGTGVQINSNESDFDIYSGNITSVGRDYLNNNPRFGLETKNNLSERSEEVDKSLQEGRSDTYYSSIEDKDGNESLHFDELYLVEDEPVVQYAKDQALLGSNLYFLGGSDNGMKGSFMKKERLKHVKSVRSSADSARSIGPLGNNQLAEVKENGVNGDVQNNGGNIQSSDRKDAKVYPREARNAILDSKIEQMENKIKMLEGELREAAAIEAALFSVVSEHGSSMSKVHAPARRLSRLYLHACKENLQARRVGAARSAVSGLVLVAKACGNDVPRLTFWLSNSIVLRTIISKTTKDMTPSNTSGSRTKRKNGEVKVGKVTQPLIWRGFSPRKNDYMAFENGGICNWDDPNVFTSALEKVEAWIFSRIVESIWWQSLTPCMQNSDAKVTRKDSSKNYTNMSGSCDQDQGNLSLDIWKNAFREACERLCPIRAGGHECGCLSVLPRLIMEQCVARLDVAMFNAILRESDDGIPTDPVSDPIGDPKVLPIPPGKLSFGSGAQLKTAIGNWSRWLTDLFGLDDDDSHDRDDDDLDSNDGSQNTSFKSFHLLNALSDLLMLPKDMLLNASIRKEVCPMFTAPLIMRILDNFVPDEFCPDPIPDDVFEALDSQDDLDDGNESVNNFPCSATPIAYSPPPATTITSITGEIGSESQLRRSKSSIVRKSYTSDDELDELNYPLSLILNSGSSPASTKSNCKWKESRDESAIRFELLRDVWMNSE, encoded by the exons ATGAAAGGAAAAAACAGGAGAAGTGGTGGTGGTGTCCATATGGAATACCTAATTCACATTCAGGAGATAAAGCCTTGGCCCCCTTCGCAATCTCTCAGATCGCTTCGTTCTGTGTTGATACAATGGGAGAATGGTGAACGCGCTTCAGGGTCTACTGCTCTTGTTTCCCCTTCTCTCAGTCCTAGTTCTGTTGCTGGTGAAGGAAAGCTCGAGTTTAATGAATCATTTAAGCTTCCTGTAACTCTGTCAAGGGATATGTCTATAAGAAATAGCACTGCCGAGGTGTACCAAAAGAATTGCTTGGAGTTCCACTTGTACGAGACTCGAAGAGACAAAACTGTTAAAGGGCAGTTGCTGGGGACTGCCATCATAGACTTGGCAGATTGTGGTGTACTTAGAGAGACTTTGAGCATTCGTACACCATTGAACTGCCAGAGAAACTACAGAAACACGGATCAGCCACTTTTGTTCGTTCAAATTGAGCCTGTTGAAAAGAGTCACCCTAGATCTTCTTTGAAAGACAGCTTCTCAAAGGTGGAGCCAAAGGACAATAATGGCAATGAATCTGTATCATCATTGATGAATGGAGAGTATGCTGAGGAAGCTGAGGTTGCCTCTTTTACTGATGATGATGTTTCCTCTCATTCATCTGCGGCTGCAGTCACTACTTCCTCTGATGTTTCCTCTCATTCATCTGTGGCTGCAATCACTACTTCCACTGAGTCTAGCGCATGTATGCCTCCTGCACAGGAG AGTGCACCAAATGGATCATTGCAAAACAGTGGTACAAATGACAAGGGGTATCATCCATTGGCCTCAGAGACAAGAGTTGAGAATTTGAATGTGATGGAGCAAGATGCACATGAGACACTGGAGAGGAGTTCTTCTTATGTGTCATCCATGGATGTGTTCTCAGAAGTTGGGAGTCCAGTAAATGGTCATACCTCTAACATAAGCACTACCCATTATAGATCAGTGACAACCCCAAAGCAGGTTGCTTCTTTTAATGCCGACTCTTCTCCAAGCTTAGAGGAAAATTCTAAGAGCAGGTTGAAAAGCAGTGAGCATGAAAATTTGAATCAGGAGGGTAGTGAAAAAGTTGCCAATTGCAGAGAAAAGGGTACAGGTGTTCAAATAAACAGTAATGAAAGTGATTTTGACATCTATTCTGGAAACATTACATCTGTAGGTAGAGATTACCTCAACAATAATCCAAGATTTGGTTTGGAAACCAAAAACAACTTAAGTGAGAGATCTGAGGAAGTAGATAAAAGTCTGCAGGAGGGGCGAAGTGATACGTATTACAGTTCCATTGAGGATAAGGATGGAAATGAGTCGTTGCATTTTGATGAGCTGTATCTTGTTGAAGATGAACCAGTGGTGCAATATGCAAAAGACCAAGCTTTATTGGGTagcaatttatattttttgggcGGGTCAGATAATGGTATGAAAGGCAGTTTTATGAAAAAGGAAAGATTAAAGCATGTTAAGTCTGTAAGGTCATCAGCAGACTCAGCTAGGAGTATTGGGCCACTTGGTAACAATCAGCTCGCTGAGGTAAAGGAAAATGGTGTTAATGGAGATGTCCAAAATAATGGAGGGAACATTCAAAGCAGTGACAGAAAAGATGCCAAGGTTTATCCAAGGGAAGCCAGAAATGCCATTTTAGACAGCAAGATTGAACAAATGGAAAACAAGATAAAGATGCTTGAAGGAGAGTTAAGAGAAGCTGCTGCTATTGAGGCTGCTTTATTTTCAGTAGTTTCCGAACATGGAAGCTCAATGAGTAAAGTTCATGCCCCAGCTCGGCGCCTTTCCAGGCTGTACCTTCATGCTTGTAAAGAAAATCTTCAAGCAAGAAGGGTTGGGGCGGCTAGAAGTGCTGTTTCAGGATTAGTCCTCGTTGCGAAGGCATGTGGAAATGATGTCCCAAG GTTGACATTTTGGCTGTCTAATTCTATTGTGCTGAGAACAATAATAAGCAAAACTACCAAAGACATGACACCATCTAATACTTCTGGATCTAGAACAAAAAGGAAGAATGGAGAGGTGAAAGTTGGAAAGGTAACACAACCACTAATATGGAGAGGGTTCTCTCCTAGGAAAAACGATTACATGGCTTTTGAGAATGGAGGTATATGTAACTGGGATGACCCAAATGTGTTCACCTCAGCACTGGAAAAGGTAGAAGCTTGGATCTTTTCTCGCATTGTGGAATCTATTTGGTGGCAG TCTTTGACTCCATGTATGCAGAATTCTGATGCCAAGGTCACTCGTAAAGATTCTTCAAAAAACTATACAAATATGTCTGGCTCATGTGACCAAGATCAGGGAAATTTATCGCTAGATATTTGGAAGAATGCTTTTAGAGAAGCCTGTGAAAGGCTATGTCCTATCCGCGCTGGAGGGCACGAGTGTGGTTGTTTGTCTGTGCTGCCTAGATTG ATAATGGAGCAGTGTGTGGCAAGATTGGATGTTGCTATGTTCAATGCCATTCTTCGGGAGTCTGATGATGGTATTCCAACCGATCCTGTATCTGATCCCATTGGTGATCCCAAGGTTCTCCCTATTCCACCCGGTAAATTGAGCTTTGGATCTGGTGCACAGCTAAAAACTGCG ATTGGTAACTGGTCTAGATGGCTAACTGACCTATTTGGTCTGGATGACGATGATTCACATGATAGAGATGATGATGACCTTGACAGCAATGATGGAAGTCAAAATACATCCTTCAAATCCTTCCATCTTCTTAATGCATTAAGCGACCTTCTGATGCTTCCTAAGGATATGTTGTTAAATGCCTCCATTAGGAAAGAG GTGTGCCCAATGTTTACTGCACCTCTAATCATGAGGATACTAGACAATTTTGTCCCAGATGAGTTTTGTCCTGATCCAATTCCTGATGATGTTTTTGAAGCTCTGGACTCACAg GATGATCTTGATGATGGAAATGAGTCTGTCAACAATTTCCCATGCAGTGCAACTCCCATTGCATATTCACCTCCACCAGCAACTACCATTACAAGCATTACGGGTGAGATTGGAAGTGAGTCTCAGCTTAGAAGAAGCAAATCTTCCATTGTTAGGAAGTCATACACCAGCGATGATGAGCTCGATGAACTAAACTATCCATTATCTTTAATATTGAATAGTGGCTCCTCACCAGCATCAACAAAGTCCAATTGCAAGTGGAAAGAGAGTCGCGATGAATCTGCCATTAGATTTGAACTTCTTAGGGATGTTTGGATGAACAGTGAATGA
- the LOC106753899 gene encoding probable adenylate kinase 7, mitochondrial, with the protein MAAIARLRVAAVPLRALVLRSNRGFGSAAAAQCYYEDDEEEECAARGMLDAQGCKPERGVQWVMIGEPGARRNLFAQRLSKLLEVPHISMATLLSQDLNPRSYLYHQIANALDHGKLVPEEIIFGLLKKRLDDGYSRGETGFILDGFPRTRVQAEILDHIAHVDLVVNFKSSEEELLKKNFGNRKFNSGQEYILMTSSRNPTKQLPDDNVQSHEDECKLLEDYYRKQKKLLNFELAGGHGETWQGLLAALHLQHINALSSSQKLTA; encoded by the exons ATGGCCGCAATCGCACGACTCAGGGTCGCCGCGGTGCCGCTGAGGGCCCTCGTTCTCCGGTCTAACCGGGGGTTTGGATCGGCGGCCGCTGCACAGTGCTACTACGAGGATGACGAGGAAGAGGAGTGCGCAGCACGCGGCATGCTTGACGCACAGGGTTGCAAGCCGGAGCGCGGAGTGCAGTGGGTGATGATAGGGGAGCCTGGAGCTAGGAGGAACCTCTTCGCGCAGAGGCTCTCGAAGCTTCTAGAAGTTCCTCACATTTCCATGGCTACGCTCCTCAGCCAGGACCTCAACCCTCGCTCCTACCTCTATCACCAA ATAGCAAATGCCTTAGATCATGGAAAACTTGTCCCAGAGGAAATTATTTTTGGGCTGCTAAAGAAGAGACTGGACGATGGGTACTCAAGAGGCGAAACTGGCTTTATTCTTGATGGTTTCCCTCGAACAAGGGTCCAAGCT GAGATCCTTGATCACATTGCTCATGTTGATCTGGTGGTGAACTTCAAAAGTTCCGAAGAGGAATTACTTAAAAAGAATTTTGGAAATCGAAAATTTAACTCTGGCCAAGAATATATTCTTATGACCAGCTCCAGGAACCCAACAAAACAATTGCCTGATGATAATGTTCAAAGTCATGAAGACGAG tGCAAGCTGTTGGAAGATTACTACAGGAAGCAGAAGAAACTTCTGAACTTTGAATTAGCAGGTGGACATGGTGAAACCTGGCAGGGACTTCTAGCTGCGCTACATCTTCAGCATATTAATGCTCTTAGTTCTTCACAGAAGTTAACTGCTTGA